Proteins from a single region of Stutzerimonas stutzeri:
- a CDS encoding ABC transporter permease yields the protein MTAQISIPSAAPAAQQRHTTAPVARAEPVVRKGSFWRIRGDLSRRSAWLLTGAGLSLPFAIWWLWTALGLADPMFMPSPGAVLERIGRWWTSEGLLGDIGISVWRVMAGFGASALVALPLGLYIGTYRPVQAFLEPLTDFIRYMPAVAFIPLVMLWVGIDEGSKVLIIFIGTFFQMVLMVAEDVRRVPMAQIEAAQTMGANRSEIVKLVILPSAKPALLDTLRITCGWAWTYLVVAELVAANSGLGYAILKAQRYMHTDKIFAGILLIGLIGLLTDQAFRWLHRRAFPWMRK from the coding sequence ATGACCGCACAGATCAGCATTCCCTCCGCTGCCCCCGCCGCTCAACAACGACACACCACAGCACCCGTCGCACGAGCCGAACCGGTGGTGCGCAAAGGCAGTTTCTGGCGCATTCGCGGCGACCTCTCGCGGCGCAGTGCCTGGCTGCTAACTGGCGCCGGACTGAGCCTGCCCTTCGCCATCTGGTGGCTATGGACCGCCCTCGGCCTGGCCGACCCGATGTTTATGCCCAGCCCCGGCGCAGTGCTCGAACGCATCGGACGCTGGTGGACCAGCGAGGGGCTGCTGGGGGATATCGGCATCAGCGTCTGGCGGGTCATGGCGGGCTTCGGCGCCTCGGCGCTGGTCGCCCTGCCGCTGGGGCTGTACATCGGCACCTACCGTCCGGTGCAGGCCTTTCTAGAACCGCTCACCGACTTCATTCGCTACATGCCGGCCGTGGCCTTCATTCCGCTGGTGATGCTCTGGGTCGGCATCGACGAAGGCTCCAAGGTGCTGATCATCTTCATCGGCACCTTTTTCCAGATGGTCCTGATGGTCGCCGAAGACGTGCGCCGCGTACCCATGGCGCAGATCGAGGCGGCGCAGACCATGGGCGCCAACCGCAGCGAGATCGTCAAGCTGGTGATCCTGCCGTCGGCCAAGCCGGCGCTGCTCGACACCCTGCGCATCACCTGCGGCTGGGCCTGGACCTACCTGGTGGTGGCCGAACTGGTCGCGGCCAACTCCGGCCTCGGCTACGCCATTCTCAAGGCGCAGCGCTACATGCACACCGACAAGATCTTCGCCGGCATCCTGCTGATCGGGCTGATCGGCCTGCTCACCGATCAGGCCTTCCGCTGGTTGCACCGCCGCGCCTTTCCCTGGATGAGGAAATGA
- a CDS encoding cysteine hydrolase family protein has product MSLTTNPLLSEHTALLVIDMQRDFCALGGYADQAGMDVSRLRAPIPAIQTLLDRARGVGMLVVHTREGHRPDLSDLPEPKRRRAEATGAPIGSAGPLGRLLVRGEFGHNLIDELQPRAGEPVIDKPGYSAFAYTDLELILRRRGIERLILTGVTTEVCVSSTLRQAIDLGFDCLTVCDACASSDPQLHAAALAMIEVEGGLFGSVIDSHGLLSQLEGSP; this is encoded by the coding sequence GTGAGCCTGACGACGAACCCGCTGCTCTCCGAGCATACGGCGCTGCTGGTGATCGACATGCAGCGCGACTTTTGCGCCCTGGGCGGCTACGCCGACCAGGCCGGCATGGACGTCAGCCGCCTGCGCGCGCCGATCCCGGCGATCCAGACGCTGCTGGATCGCGCCCGCGGCGTGGGCATGCTGGTGGTGCACACCCGTGAAGGCCATCGCCCGGATCTCTCCGACCTGCCCGAGCCCAAACGCCGCCGTGCCGAAGCGACCGGCGCCCCCATCGGCAGCGCAGGCCCCCTCGGCCGCCTGCTGGTGCGCGGCGAATTCGGCCATAACCTGATCGACGAACTGCAACCACGCGCCGGCGAGCCGGTGATCGACAAGCCCGGCTACAGCGCCTTTGCCTACACCGATCTGGAGCTGATCCTGCGCCGCCGCGGTATCGAGCGGCTGATCCTGACCGGCGTGACTACCGAGGTCTGCGTGTCTTCGACGCTGCGCCAGGCCATCGACCTTGGCTTCGACTGCCTGACCGTCTGCGATGCCTGCGCCTCGTCCGACCCGCAACTGCATGCGGCTGCGCTGGCGATGATCGAGGTGGAAGGCGGCCTGTTCGGCAGCGTGATCGACAGCCATGGGCTGCTGAGCCAGTTGGAGGGATCGCCATGA
- a CDS encoding creatininase, whose amino-acid sequence MTVHMDQLSWVDYERRVREGAVVFLPCGATEQHGPHLPLGTDALLASAISADVAARVGGLVAPALSYGYKSQPKCGGGQHFCGTTSLDGATLSALVRDAVREFHRHGVRRLVLVLGHYENQWFVAEGIQLALRDLGPDAGLEVMRLEHWDFCREQTLTDIFPEGFPGFALEHAAVIETSLMLHFHPQLVALEKIPDDAPADFPPYDMYPTRTEWVPPSGVLSSAKGSSAAKGQRLADDIVEGIAAAVCKEFAL is encoded by the coding sequence ATGACCGTGCACATGGATCAACTGAGCTGGGTCGACTACGAACGCCGCGTGCGCGAAGGCGCCGTGGTCTTTCTGCCCTGCGGCGCCACCGAGCAGCATGGCCCACACCTGCCGCTGGGCACCGACGCGCTGCTGGCCAGCGCGATCAGTGCCGACGTCGCGGCGCGGGTCGGCGGGCTGGTCGCACCGGCGTTGTCATACGGCTACAAGTCGCAACCGAAATGCGGCGGCGGCCAGCACTTCTGCGGCACCACCAGCCTGGATGGCGCGACCTTGAGCGCCCTGGTGCGCGACGCCGTGCGTGAATTCCATCGCCACGGTGTGCGCCGCCTGGTGCTGGTGCTCGGCCATTACGAGAACCAGTGGTTCGTCGCCGAGGGCATCCAGCTGGCGCTGCGCGACCTCGGGCCGGACGCCGGGCTGGAGGTGATGCGCCTGGAGCACTGGGATTTCTGTCGCGAGCAGACCCTGACCGACATCTTCCCGGAAGGCTTCCCCGGTTTCGCGCTGGAGCATGCCGCGGTGATCGAGACCTCGCTGATGCTGCATTTCCATCCGCAACTGGTCGCGCTGGAGAAGATTCCCGACGACGCCCCGGCCGACTTTCCGCCCTACGACATGTACCCCACCCGTACCGAATGGGTGCCGCCCTCCGGGGTGCTGTCCTCGGCCAAGGGCTCCAGCGCGGCGAAAGGCCAGCGGCTGGCCGACGACATCGTCGAAGGCATAGCCGCCGCGGTGTGCAAGGAGTTCGCCCTGTGA